The following DNA comes from Treponema primitia ZAS-1.
TGAATTGGACGCCATCGGCAAGAGCCGGATCAACAATATCGGCGGGGGCAATGATGAGCGGGAGCAGACCCTGAACCAGCTCCTGGTGGAGATGGACGGCTTTGACGCCACCAGCGGCCTTATCATCCTGGCGGCCACCAACCGCCCGGACGTGCTGGACCCGGCGCTGCTCCGGCCCGGCCGCTTTGACCGCCAGGTCCTGGTGGATAGGCCGGACCTGAAGGGCCGGGAAGCTATCATCCGTATCCATTCCAAAGCGGTAAAGCTCGACGCCGCGGTGGATCTTGCCGCCATTGCCCGGGTTACGTCCGGTTTTTCCGGGGCGGATCTTGCCAATATCGTGAACGAGGCGGCCCTGCTTGCCGTACGGGGAGGCCGGAAGCTGGTGGAGCAGCAGGACTTTAACGAAGCCATCGAAAAGACCGTGGCGGGGCTCCAGAAAAAGACCCGGGTGCTGAAACCGGCGGAGCGCAAACTCACCGCATACCACGAGGCCGGCCACGCGCTGGTTGCCGCCTTTACCCCCGGTTCTGATCCGGTGCAGAAAATTTCGATCATTCCCCGGGGTTATGCCCTGGGTTATACCCTGCAAATGCCGATTGAGGATCGGTATACCATCACCCAGTCGGATCTGCTGGGGCGGATCGACGTGCTCCTTGGCGGCCGGGTTGCGGAAGCTATGGTGTCCGGTGAGTTTTCCACCGGCGCCTCCAATGATCTAACCAAGGCTACGGACATAGCCCGGAAGATGATAACCGATTACGGTATGTCGAACCGCTTTAAAAACGTGGCCCTTACCACCCGTGGAATGCGTATGCCCGGCGATGCGCCCCAGGAACCCACGTTCCACCGGGAATATTCCGAGGCAACCCAACAATATATTGATGAGGAAATCGCCAAAATCGTAGAGGAACGTTACACCGGGGTAATGGCGACCCTGGGCCGGAACCGAAGCGTGCTGGATACGGTGGCCACCCAACTCCTGGAAAAGGAAACCCTGGACGAGAAGGAATTCAAGGCTCTGGTCGGAGAATCTCAATCCTCTCCGGTAGAATCCTGAAGGTAGCGGCCCTTAAGATCTTTCACCATCGTCACATAAGCATCGGCCATATCATCCAGGCGCTCCGCCAGGGCTGTTGCTGCCTGATCGGGTATCGTTCCTTCGGGCATTAAAAACTGGTAGGGTTCCAGCTTCAGTGCCTTTGACAGCTTGACGAGAGTCTGTGGGGAAAGCCATTTTTTACCGTTTTCCAGGTCATTGATAAAATTATGGGTCAACCCGGCCTTCACCGCCAATTGTAATTGGGACAGTTTTTGTTTGGCCCGGAAACGCTTTAAGTTTTTACCCAAGGTAGCCCGAATTTCGGCTTCAAAGATATCGTCCGCCATCACGAGAATTTCTGCTTTAATCGATGTTGTTGCAAATAGCCGTTGGATACATGGTGTCGCTAATAGCTTGGTGACAATGCCTTTGGAAAAGAACCTAATTAGCGGTCTTGACGGATAAATTGTTCAGGATCAATATTTCCGGCCGGTATTCAAAATGCATGGTATCAAAAAAGAGCCATTTTCCGCCCCAGATGAAGCCGTAGTCCTCAAAGGCTTTAATCACCGCCTCCGGAGGACTGGACCGCCTCTCGTAGGGTACGGCCCAC
Coding sequences within:
- the ftsH gene encoding ATP-dependent zinc metalloprotease FtsH; its protein translation is MSDTQSEGPGSDKKKPKNSGPQFPFGGPKLPDPKRFGGWRFSIVYILILVVAMSLFNYVFLNKVNPTVDFSEFKNKIVAGEIKRVELTDSYFTGYTTLQRLTPSSTPSLRPSYGAPSEPVYRTVPINDPELVKLMDEKGVSYYAVSREGSTVLNIIFSWVLPIAFFFFIWRFLMKRLGNMGGNVLSVGNSRAVIVAEGDIATRFPDVAGVDEAKDELVEVVDFLKNPKKYTDIGGKIPKGVLLVGPPGTGKTLLARAVAGEAGVSFFRMSGADFVEMFVGVGAARVRDLFKQAREKAPCIIFIDELDAIGKSRINNIGGGNDEREQTLNQLLVEMDGFDATSGLIILAATNRPDVLDPALLRPGRFDRQVLVDRPDLKGREAIIRIHSKAVKLDAAVDLAAIARVTSGFSGADLANIVNEAALLAVRGGRKLVEQQDFNEAIEKTVAGLQKKTRVLKPAERKLTAYHEAGHALVAAFTPGSDPVQKISIIPRGYALGYTLQMPIEDRYTITQSDLLGRIDVLLGGRVAEAMVSGEFSTGASNDLTKATDIARKMITDYGMSNRFKNVALTTRGMRMPGDAPQEPTFHREYSEATQQYIDEEIAKIVEERYTGVMATLGRNRSVLDTVATQLLEKETLDEKEFKALVGESQSSPVES
- a CDS encoding helix-turn-helix domain-containing protein is translated as MADDIFEAEIRATLGKNLKRFRAKQKLSQLQLAVKAGLTHNFINDLENGKKWLSPQTLVKLSKALKLEPYQFLMPEGTIPDQAATALAERLDDMADAYVTMVKDLKGRYLQDSTGED